In a genomic window of Sulfoacidibacillus ferrooxidans:
- a CDS encoding 1-deoxy-D-xylulose-5-phosphate reductoisomerase: MTKNMVILGSTGSIGLQALDVVRAHSEELRVIALSAYHRVDQLIPLIQEFQPRYVAVRSLDQAKLVRAHCPSVEVGFGDEALLTASSLSEADLLLNALVGAAGIRPTLQALDASIDVALANKETLVAAGDLVLAKANENKARMIPVDSEHSAILQCLQGSSTEEIEKLIVTASGGPFRRTSLQELKNVTINDALAHPTWTMGSKITIDSATLMNKGLEVIEAHLLFGIPYDRIQVLVHPQSIVHSMVQFNDGAILAQMGTPDMRIPIQYALFGASGRLHSPWQRLDFSRISEFTFESPDFVKFPALQLAYDCGMAKKTFPAVMNAANEVAVHAFLDGQIGYLDIVDIVRRVVEDHHAESTFGIEEVFAADQFARDDALQLITKRGTKA; encoded by the coding sequence ATGACTAAGAACATGGTGATTCTCGGATCTACAGGATCGATTGGACTTCAGGCGCTCGATGTTGTGAGAGCACACTCGGAAGAGTTGCGAGTCATTGCTCTATCTGCCTATCACCGAGTAGACCAATTGATTCCGCTTATTCAAGAGTTTCAACCGCGTTACGTCGCTGTGCGATCGTTAGATCAAGCAAAACTTGTGCGCGCGCATTGTCCATCTGTCGAAGTTGGGTTTGGAGATGAAGCCCTATTAACTGCTTCTTCGCTATCTGAGGCAGATCTTTTGTTAAATGCACTAGTTGGGGCAGCAGGGATTCGTCCAACTTTGCAAGCGCTTGATGCATCGATTGATGTCGCTTTAGCGAATAAAGAAACATTGGTTGCGGCAGGCGATCTTGTACTTGCAAAGGCAAACGAAAATAAGGCACGCATGATTCCTGTAGACTCCGAACACTCCGCTATTTTACAGTGCTTACAAGGATCAAGTACTGAAGAGATCGAAAAGTTGATTGTTACCGCTTCTGGTGGTCCATTTCGTAGGACAAGTCTTCAAGAATTAAAAAATGTGACCATTAACGATGCTTTAGCTCATCCAACATGGACGATGGGTTCTAAAATAACGATTGATTCGGCTACACTGATGAATAAAGGGTTAGAAGTAATTGAAGCACATCTATTGTTTGGTATTCCATATGACCGTATTCAAGTCTTAGTCCACCCGCAAAGTATCGTGCATTCTATGGTGCAGTTTAACGATGGTGCTATTTTAGCCCAGATGGGGACGCCTGATATGCGTATTCCCATTCAGTATGCACTATTTGGTGCAAGTGGACGACTTCATTCACCGTGGCAACGGTTAGATTTTTCACGTATCTCAGAGTTTACATTTGAAAGTCCCGATTTTGTTAAATTTCCAGCATTGCAATTAGCTTATGACTGTGGAATGGCTAAAAAAACATTCCCTGCAGTTATGAATGCGGCCAATGAAGTTGCAGTTCATGCATTTCTCGATGGGCAAATTGGATACCTCGACATTGTAGATATCGTCAGACGGGTTGTTGAGGATCATCATGCGGAATCTACTTTTGGGATTGAAGAAGTATTTGCAGCTGATCAATTTGCACGTGATGATGCACTTCAACTCATTACAAAAAGGGGGACAAAAGCGTGA
- the rseP gene encoding RIP metalloprotease RseP, which yields MIAGVLAGGLKSVVGVVVVFLVLVTIHEFGHFIVAKKAGVLVPKFAIGFGPPIFRFGKGETEYSIRLFPLGGYVQLAGDMPQDQFFKLGETLSVVVNDEGKVTELGEPSDLPNGLVGNLVFVDMAKTYKIALDLPDGYREFPIARRAFLVTGKKDRIALAPPDRQMSQKSILARMLIIIAGPLMNVLLAMVLFAIVLGSIGMVTSPPKVATVLPNSPAAMAGLQKGDVIEQVNGQAVTSWTELVGDIEQHPKDHLGITVLRNGKLQTLTVTPRRRKSGVGFIGISPAVTHGAVPAVVGGVKQTGLYTQMIYDSFGTLFTHRNAFVKDSAGPVKIVAIIGQQAQLGILNLMNLTALLSLNLAILNLLPIPPLDGSRLLFLIVEFVRGRPIDPRKEYLVHAIGFVLIITLTVVRTYLDVTQLF from the coding sequence GTGATCGCAGGCGTCTTGGCGGGCGGGCTAAAGTCCGTTGTCGGAGTCGTCGTGGTGTTTCTTGTGCTAGTGACGATTCATGAATTTGGACATTTTATTGTGGCTAAGAAGGCAGGCGTGCTTGTTCCGAAGTTTGCGATCGGATTTGGCCCGCCTATTTTTCGCTTTGGGAAGGGCGAGACAGAATATTCTATTCGTCTTTTTCCGCTTGGTGGGTATGTGCAATTAGCGGGCGATATGCCACAAGACCAATTTTTTAAATTAGGTGAAACTCTGTCGGTGGTCGTCAATGATGAGGGCAAGGTTACGGAGCTTGGAGAGCCATCAGATCTACCTAATGGATTGGTTGGAAATCTCGTATTTGTAGATATGGCTAAGACATATAAAATTGCACTTGATTTACCGGATGGGTATCGAGAGTTTCCTATTGCAAGACGAGCATTTTTAGTGACCGGTAAAAAAGACCGCATTGCACTTGCTCCACCTGACCGACAAATGTCGCAAAAATCGATCTTAGCTCGTATGTTAATTATCATTGCAGGCCCGCTTATGAACGTGCTATTAGCGATGGTGTTATTTGCTATTGTGTTAGGTTCTATTGGCATGGTGACATCACCCCCGAAAGTAGCAACTGTCCTACCGAACTCGCCAGCAGCTATGGCTGGTTTGCAAAAAGGCGACGTCATTGAACAGGTAAACGGTCAAGCTGTAACAAGTTGGACAGAACTTGTAGGTGATATCGAACAGCATCCTAAAGATCATCTGGGCATCACTGTTTTGCGAAATGGTAAATTACAGACATTAACGGTAACGCCACGCAGACGTAAAAGTGGTGTTGGTTTTATCGGAATATCTCCTGCTGTTACACACGGTGCTGTACCTGCAGTTGTGGGTGGTGTGAAACAAACGGGATTATACACTCAAATGATTTATGACAGTTTTGGCACTCTCTTTACGCATCGCAATGCTTTTGTGAAAGATTCTGCTGGTCCAGTTAAAATTGTTGCGATTATTGGACAGCAAGCTCAATTGGGTATATTGAACTTGATGAATTTGACAGCGTTGTTGAGCTTGAATCTTGCTATACTCAATCTATTGCCGATTCCACCGCTTGACGGTAGCCGATTGTTATTTCTTATTGTAGAATTTGTTCGTGGACGGCCTATCGATCCGCGCAAGGAATATCTGGTGCATGCCATTGGGTTTGTACTTATTATTACACTCACAGTAGTGCGTACGTATTTAGATGTTACTCAGTTGTTTTAA
- a CDS encoding L7Ae/L30e/S12e/Gadd45 family ribosomal protein, protein MSKTDELLGLLGLASRARGLVSGDDICMRHIRARTAYYVILTTDAGKNGAKKIQDKCRFYGIPFSVVLARDVLGSAIGKEERTVVAITDEKFANKINELVEQIVGGVDI, encoded by the coding sequence ATGAGCAAGACGGATGAGTTACTTGGTTTGCTCGGTCTTGCATCGCGCGCACGCGGGTTAGTCTCTGGTGACGATATCTGCATGCGCCATATTCGAGCACGAACTGCATACTACGTCATATTGACTACAGATGCAGGGAAAAATGGTGCAAAAAAAATACAAGATAAGTGTAGGTTTTATGGAATCCCCTTTTCCGTGGTTCTCGCGCGAGATGTTTTAGGGTCAGCGATTGGTAAAGAGGAGAGAACGGTGGTGGCAATCACGGATGAAAAATTCGCTAATAAAATCAATGAATTAGTTGAGCAAATCGTTGGAGGTGTAGATATTTGA
- the rimP gene encoding ribosome maturation factor RimP, with the protein MAAKQKVTDLVMEMVAPVLREAGLELVEVEYKKEGANWILRVFLDRPGGAVDLDDCAHVSEALSTALDETDPIPSAYFLEVSSAGAERTLKTARDFELAIGKRIFVSFYEPFEGNKNVEGTLMESDEEVLRVWQDPAMVVIPKDKIASVRLALVW; encoded by the coding sequence ATGGCCGCCAAGCAAAAGGTGACCGATCTCGTTATGGAGATGGTTGCGCCGGTTTTGCGGGAAGCTGGATTAGAACTAGTTGAAGTGGAGTATAAAAAAGAAGGCGCTAACTGGATCTTGCGAGTGTTTCTTGACCGCCCGGGTGGAGCAGTGGATTTAGATGATTGTGCACATGTGAGTGAGGCATTGTCTACCGCGTTGGATGAGACTGATCCCATTCCTAGTGCTTATTTTCTTGAAGTATCTTCTGCTGGTGCAGAGCGAACGTTAAAAACTGCACGCGATTTTGAATTGGCTATTGGTAAACGCATCTTTGTGTCCTTTTATGAACCATTTGAAGGAAATAAGAACGTCGAAGGAACGCTTATGGAAAGTGATGAAGAGGTATTGCGCGTCTGGCAAGACCCTGCAATGGTAGTCATTCCAAAAGATAAGATAGCGTCAGTCCGGCTAGCTCTAGTATGGTGA
- a CDS encoding PolC-type DNA polymerase III — translation MIEDLGVVDHGSVLPETSSDEFNTVVVKNVVKNIEVDRNAFDRLLPCIGMTYVHERDHRLLLSLHESCHLSPIEIVGGVNYLQLQIPEVGIEFDMTAVSSDPLKTRLYDMTEEQSNVFLSTCIGAAAWLLMEREPTLRGELQQVKWRLRQTTTLQLQMSGSLAFFRTRNIDRRLEDMIRLLTRNSALSVEFSEGVSREERVEAFRQEIEQQDQDVLRQQWLEVSVTKENADVPARKVEFGQSFDESAQALHVIQDEMRKVVAEGRIFGVEWRDLANGRQLCQFFLTDDTDSVTCKVFSKSGKKESPLPPLSDGMHLRVRGSVQYDTYSKELVLQVNDFYEYAVVNTCDEAEETRVELHAHTQMSTLDGVVTAGDLVAAAKAYGHSAIAITDHGVVQAYPDAFAASKKHNVKVLYGVEINMIDIGQTIVYQMKDFPITDDTTYVVFDTETTGLSAAEHELIEIAGVKMRRGEIIDTFAELIAPIKAIPPKITEITSITNDMVSGKPTVDQVLPAFRKFCEGAILVAHNAEFDLSFLAVQASKIGLDPFTQPTIDTLGLARTLFPTDRNHKLKTLTQKFNVTLTQHHRALADSEATGRVFYKLLEEAKVQHGVSGLADLASVSAKSGDFARSRPYHATVLVQSQSGLRNLYRLISAAHVDYFYREPRTPRQLLKQYREGLLIGSGCKLGELFQALLRGKTDQDIRVMMQFYDFIELQPPDHYMALIDSGEVGSYEVVRDYHRRLLAIADELQKPVVATGDVHFLRSEDAVYREIILHSAPGRRDVKMGGQQPPLTFRTTKDMLEAFSHLGERAHEVVVTNTREIADQIEEVRPLPDKVYPPNMDGAEDQVRTLSLTKAHELYGETLPEVVDERLQKELHSIITHGFSVNYLIAHKLVTKSLEDGYIVGSRGSVGSSFVATMLDITEVNPLAPHYLCRTCQASEFILDGTIGSGFDLPDKECPVCHTPMRKDGQDIPFETFLGFKGDKVPDIDLNFSGEYQARAHKYTEELFGTEFVYRAGTISTIADKTAFGYVRKWADDQGKMLRAAEIQRLVAGCTGIKRTTGQHPGGLIIVPNDYEIYDFCPIQYPADDRNAEMRTTHFDFHAIHDNLLKLDILGHDDPTVLRMLQDITGMDVRQVPVDDPKVYDLFRGTESLGVKPQEIKSQTGTYGIPEFGTKFVRQMLEDTKPNTFADLVRISGLSHGTDVWLNNAQELIRQQTAPLNQVICCRDDIMVYLIYRGLEPSRAFKIMESVRKGKGLTDEDEQYMKSFDVPDWYMNSCQKIKYMFPKAHAAAYVLNAVRIAYFKVHEPLSFYAAYFTVRAEDFELELMARGADAIAARLEEIEGKGITASPKEKSLQTVLEVALEMTRRGYCFHTLGLYESDATRFLVHDHGLLPPFAAASGIGVAAAKNIVSAREETSFLSREDLQNRAHVSKTVVDLLVQSGCLEGLPESNQLSLF, via the coding sequence GTGATAGAAGACTTAGGAGTAGTAGATCATGGTTCCGTGTTGCCAGAAACGAGTAGTGATGAGTTTAATACAGTAGTTGTAAAGAATGTTGTAAAAAATATTGAGGTAGACAGGAACGCTTTTGATCGGTTGTTACCGTGTATTGGGATGACTTATGTCCACGAACGAGATCATCGACTTCTTCTGTCATTGCATGAGAGTTGTCATTTGAGTCCGATAGAGATCGTAGGTGGAGTGAATTATTTACAGCTACAAATACCAGAAGTAGGTATTGAATTTGACATGACTGCCGTTTCGAGTGATCCATTGAAGACACGGCTATATGACATGACGGAAGAACAAAGTAATGTTTTTTTGAGCACTTGTATAGGAGCAGCTGCTTGGTTACTTATGGAAAGGGAACCTACGTTGCGTGGAGAGTTACAGCAAGTCAAGTGGCGACTTAGACAGACAACAACTCTACAATTGCAAATGTCTGGTTCTCTTGCTTTTTTTCGTACAAGGAACATTGATCGGCGCTTAGAAGATATGATTCGTCTCCTTACTCGCAATTCTGCTCTTTCTGTAGAATTTTCTGAAGGAGTGAGCCGTGAGGAGCGGGTAGAGGCGTTTCGCCAGGAAATCGAGCAGCAAGATCAAGACGTCTTGCGTCAGCAATGGTTAGAAGTTTCAGTTACAAAAGAGAATGCGGATGTGCCAGCACGCAAAGTGGAGTTTGGTCAATCCTTTGATGAATCAGCGCAAGCTTTACATGTGATTCAGGATGAAATGAGAAAAGTAGTGGCAGAGGGACGTATTTTTGGTGTAGAATGGCGTGATTTGGCGAACGGTCGGCAACTATGCCAATTTTTCTTAACGGATGATACTGACTCTGTCACTTGTAAAGTATTTTCTAAGAGTGGGAAAAAAGAAAGTCCACTTCCTCCGCTGTCAGACGGCATGCACTTACGTGTTCGTGGATCGGTTCAGTATGACACGTATTCCAAAGAACTTGTTCTACAAGTAAATGATTTCTACGAGTATGCTGTGGTCAATACGTGTGATGAGGCAGAGGAAACGCGTGTGGAATTACATGCTCACACGCAAATGAGTACACTTGATGGTGTGGTTACTGCGGGGGATCTTGTGGCCGCGGCAAAGGCATATGGTCATAGTGCCATAGCTATTACGGATCATGGTGTGGTACAGGCATATCCCGATGCGTTTGCAGCGTCTAAAAAGCATAATGTCAAAGTGCTTTACGGTGTAGAGATCAACATGATCGACATTGGTCAAACCATTGTTTATCAAATGAAAGATTTTCCAATTACAGATGATACGACATATGTTGTATTTGATACGGAAACGACAGGATTATCTGCAGCAGAACATGAGTTGATTGAAATAGCTGGAGTTAAGATGCGTCGTGGAGAAATTATTGATACTTTTGCTGAACTGATTGCGCCTATCAAAGCGATTCCTCCCAAGATCACTGAGATTACGAGTATTACTAACGATATGGTTTCTGGGAAGCCAACTGTGGATCAGGTTTTACCTGCATTTCGCAAGTTTTGTGAAGGTGCAATTCTTGTCGCTCATAACGCAGAGTTTGATCTTTCATTTTTAGCTGTTCAGGCATCAAAGATCGGACTTGATCCGTTTACGCAACCGACGATTGATACACTTGGTCTTGCAAGGACCCTGTTCCCAACGGATCGCAATCACAAATTAAAAACATTGACGCAAAAATTCAATGTGACGTTAACACAGCATCACCGCGCACTCGCAGACTCTGAAGCGACAGGAAGAGTTTTTTACAAACTATTAGAAGAAGCGAAGGTGCAACACGGAGTCAGTGGATTAGCTGATCTTGCTTCCGTCTCGGCTAAAAGTGGTGATTTTGCACGCAGTCGCCCGTATCATGCGACTGTGCTTGTTCAGTCGCAGAGCGGACTGCGCAATTTATATCGCCTGATCTCAGCGGCTCATGTCGATTATTTTTACCGTGAACCAAGAACACCGCGGCAATTGTTAAAACAGTATAGAGAGGGTCTACTTATTGGCTCTGGATGTAAGTTGGGTGAATTATTTCAAGCCTTATTGCGAGGGAAAACGGATCAAGATATTCGCGTGATGATGCAGTTTTATGATTTTATAGAACTACAGCCACCTGATCACTACATGGCTCTAATTGATTCGGGAGAAGTTGGTAGCTATGAGGTTGTTAGAGACTATCATAGGCGTTTATTAGCGATCGCAGATGAACTGCAAAAGCCTGTCGTTGCAACAGGAGATGTGCACTTTTTACGAAGTGAAGACGCTGTCTACCGCGAGATTATACTACACAGTGCGCCTGGTCGACGAGATGTAAAGATGGGCGGGCAACAACCTCCTCTAACGTTTCGGACGACCAAGGACATGCTCGAAGCATTTTCTCATTTGGGAGAGCGTGCACATGAAGTTGTCGTTACAAATACACGTGAAATTGCAGATCAAATAGAAGAAGTTAGACCACTTCCAGATAAAGTGTACCCGCCCAATATGGATGGTGCAGAAGATCAGGTACGTACATTATCCCTTACTAAGGCACATGAACTGTATGGTGAAACGCTACCTGAAGTTGTGGATGAGCGGTTGCAAAAAGAATTACACAGTATTATCACGCACGGTTTTTCGGTTAACTATCTGATTGCCCATAAACTTGTGACGAAAAGTTTGGAAGATGGCTATATTGTTGGTTCTCGTGGTTCTGTGGGTTCTTCTTTTGTAGCTACCATGCTGGATATTACAGAGGTAAATCCACTTGCCCCTCACTACTTGTGTAGGACTTGTCAAGCGTCTGAATTTATTTTAGACGGCACGATTGGTTCTGGATTTGATTTGCCTGATAAGGAGTGCCCGGTTTGTCACACTCCGATGAGAAAAGATGGACAGGATATTCCTTTTGAAACTTTTTTAGGCTTCAAAGGAGACAAAGTTCCAGATATTGACTTAAACTTTTCGGGTGAATATCAGGCACGTGCTCATAAATACACAGAAGAACTATTTGGAACGGAGTTTGTCTATAGAGCAGGAACAATCTCTACGATTGCAGATAAAACTGCTTTTGGTTACGTTCGTAAATGGGCAGATGATCAAGGGAAAATGTTGCGAGCTGCAGAAATACAGCGTCTGGTTGCAGGGTGCACAGGTATTAAAAGAACGACGGGTCAGCATCCCGGCGGATTAATTATCGTACCGAATGACTATGAAATTTATGATTTTTGCCCCATTCAATATCCCGCAGATGATCGCAATGCAGAGATGCGCACGACTCACTTTGATTTTCATGCGATTCATGACAACTTGTTAAAATTGGATATTTTAGGGCATGATGATCCAACCGTTTTGCGCATGTTGCAAGATATAACAGGGATGGATGTACGCCAGGTTCCTGTTGATGATCCTAAAGTGTATGATCTTTTTCGCGGAACGGAGTCACTAGGTGTAAAGCCACAGGAAATTAAATCACAAACGGGAACGTATGGTATTCCTGAATTTGGTACAAAGTTTGTTCGTCAAATGTTAGAGGATACGAAACCTAATACGTTTGCTGATTTAGTTAGAATATCTGGTTTGTCGCATGGAACTGACGTTTGGTTAAATAATGCACAAGAGTTAATTAGACAACAGACGGCTCCTCTGAATCAGGTTATTTGTTGTCGTGATGACATTATGGTGTATTTGATTTATCGTGGTCTCGAGCCATCCCGCGCCTTTAAAATTATGGAATCTGTTCGCAAAGGGAAAGGCTTAACGGATGAGGATGAGCAATACATGAAGTCATTCGATGTCCCTGATTGGTATATGAATTCTTGCCAAAAAATTAAATACATGTTTCCTAAAGCGCACGCTGCAGCTTATGTATTAAATGCTGTGCGCATTGCATATTTTAAAGTACATGAACCTCTTAGTTTCTATGCGGCCTATTTTACTGTACGTGCGGAAGACTTTGAGTTGGAATTGATGGCACGAGGTGCAGATGCGATTGCAGCGCGCTTGGAGGAGATTGAAGGTAAAGGGATCACTGCTTCTCCCAAAGAAAAATCTCTACAAACTGTACTAGAAGTGGCGTTAGAAATGACGCGCCGAGGATATTGTTTTCACACATTAGGGTTATATGAATCTGATGCAACGAGATTTCTCGTCCATGACCATGGCCTTCTTCCGCCGTTTGCCGCGGCATCTGGTATTGGAGTGGCAGCTGCTAAAAATATTGTCTCTGCTCGTGAAGAGACATCATTTTTATCGAGGGAAGATCTTCAGAATCGAGCACATGTGTCTAAAACGGTTGTGGATCTATTGGTTCAAAGTGGATGCCTTGAAGGCTTGCCAGAATCTAATCAGCTCTCTCTTTTTTAG
- a CDS encoding phosphatidate cytidylyltransferase, which translates to MLRQRVVTAVLGAVLVISATFLGGVWLAILFAAIAAVSTLEIGAMMKVRPASAENVIAVAFTVLMVMWGPFEQFWYVLFYALLLVTILRREQFSFAGAGMLFAAALYSSYAFRMMLDLRALTHGFGWVLLVFVAIWSTDTGAFFIGRAFGGRKLLPEVSPKKTVSGAIGGFFFATIVTPIAGWFLLEHDIHKIALLAVVGAATSIAGQLGDLVESALKRHYAVKDSGWLLPGHGGILDRFDSLLLAAPIAYHLIIWIFPHV; encoded by the coding sequence ATGCTACGCCAACGTGTGGTAACGGCAGTTTTGGGCGCCGTATTGGTGATATCTGCTACATTTCTTGGCGGAGTATGGCTTGCCATATTGTTTGCGGCGATTGCTGCGGTGAGTACGCTCGAGATCGGCGCAATGATGAAAGTTCGTCCCGCAAGTGCGGAAAATGTAATTGCTGTTGCTTTTACGGTGCTCATGGTGATGTGGGGACCGTTTGAGCAATTTTGGTACGTATTGTTCTATGCGCTCCTTCTAGTCACTATCTTGCGTAGAGAACAATTTTCTTTTGCAGGGGCAGGTATGTTATTTGCGGCTGCTCTTTATTCAAGTTATGCTTTTCGAATGATGTTGGACTTGCGTGCCTTAACTCATGGATTTGGATGGGTTTTACTTGTATTTGTGGCTATTTGGTCGACTGATACTGGCGCTTTTTTTATCGGCCGTGCTTTTGGTGGACGCAAATTGCTTCCTGAAGTAAGTCCTAAAAAAACTGTATCTGGTGCTATCGGGGGATTTTTCTTTGCTACTATTGTTACTCCGATTGCAGGGTGGTTCTTATTAGAACACGATATACATAAAATTGCTTTGTTAGCCGTAGTGGGCGCAGCTACTTCCATTGCAGGTCAGTTGGGCGATCTTGTGGAGTCTGCTTTAAAGCGTCACTATGCAGTGAAGGATTCGGGTTGGCTATTACCTGGGCATGGGGGTATTCTCGATCGTTTTGATAGCTTGCTCTTAGCGGCTCCAATCGCGTATCATTTAATTATCTGGATTTTCCCACATGTTTAA
- the nusA gene encoding transcription termination factor NusA — protein sequence MNADFLEALNELEKDRGISSGILIEAIEAALISAYKRNFNSAQNVRVEIDRLSGSIHVYARKTVVEIPHDPRLEMSLDAAMDSSASYRLGDIVEVEVTPREFGRIAAQTAKQVVTQRIREAERGIIYNAYADMEEDIVSGVVSRHDGRYYYVDLDRTEGLLSVSEQIPSEKLTLGDRVRAYILRVEKTTKGPQILLSRIHPGLLRRLLEMEVPEIYDGVVEVKAVAREAGSRSKVAVFSHNVDVDPIGACVGPKGMRIQSIVTELRGEKIDVIEWSNDPAIFVASALSPAKVTDVEVYESEKVARVVVPDHQLSLAIGKEGQNARLAAKLTGWKVDIKSESQVGHTSSVFAEEKHDAWLQE from the coding sequence ATGAATGCGGATTTTCTTGAGGCGCTCAATGAATTAGAAAAAGATCGTGGTATCAGTAGCGGCATCTTAATCGAAGCGATTGAGGCGGCGCTGATTTCTGCTTATAAGCGCAATTTTAATTCTGCACAAAATGTGCGAGTGGAGATTGATCGCTTATCTGGAAGTATTCACGTGTACGCTCGTAAAACGGTGGTAGAGATACCACATGATCCAAGACTTGAGATGTCTCTTGATGCGGCGATGGATAGTAGTGCCTCTTATCGCTTAGGCGACATTGTAGAGGTTGAGGTCACGCCGCGGGAGTTTGGCCGGATTGCAGCACAAACGGCTAAACAGGTAGTGACACAGCGTATACGTGAAGCGGAACGTGGGATTATCTACAATGCCTACGCTGATATGGAAGAAGATATCGTATCGGGTGTGGTATCGCGGCACGATGGCCGCTATTATTATGTCGATTTAGATCGTACGGAAGGTCTCTTATCTGTATCTGAGCAAATTCCGAGTGAGAAATTGACTCTTGGTGATCGTGTTCGAGCTTATATTTTACGGGTTGAAAAAACGACGAAAGGCCCGCAAATTTTGCTTTCACGTATTCATCCTGGACTTTTACGCAGATTGTTAGAGATGGAAGTTCCTGAAATTTACGATGGGGTTGTTGAAGTGAAGGCTGTAGCGCGCGAGGCTGGTTCACGTTCTAAGGTGGCCGTGTTTTCGCACAATGTGGATGTAGATCCAATTGGTGCATGTGTAGGCCCGAAGGGTATGCGAATTCAATCGATTGTCACAGAATTGCGTGGCGAAAAAATTGATGTGATTGAATGGAGTAACGATCCCGCTATATTTGTTGCAAGTGCTCTGTCTCCTGCTAAAGTGACAGATGTTGAAGTATATGAAAGTGAGAAGGTTGCCCGAGTGGTTGTGCCGGATCACCAGTTGTCGCTCGCAATTGGCAAAGAAGGACAAAATGCACGATTGGCTGCCAAACTCACAGGTTGGAAAGTTGATATAAAAAGTGAGAGCCAGGTAGGGCATACATCGTCCGTTTTTGCGGAAGAAAAACACGATGCATGGTTGCAAGAATAG
- the rnpM gene encoding RNase P modulator RnpM — MRKIPLRQCVGCQEQKPKRSMLRIVLTPTGEVHVDLTGKVAGRGAYICSTRSCFDIARKKKALERALKTQLSSEIYDRLISVVDMNEQDG; from the coding sequence GTGAGAAAGATTCCGTTGCGCCAATGTGTGGGATGTCAAGAACAAAAGCCTAAGCGTAGTATGTTACGTATCGTTTTAACACCTACTGGAGAAGTGCATGTTGATTTGACGGGTAAAGTAGCTGGACGTGGAGCTTATATTTGCTCTACTCGGTCTTGTTTTGACATTGCACGGAAGAAAAAGGCGTTAGAGCGTGCGTTAAAAACTCAGCTTAGCTCAGAAATATACGATCGTTTAATAAGTGTGGTGGATATGAATGAGCAAGACGGATGA